The Coprobacillus cateniformis DNA window TAGAAAAAGAACTCTTTCGAGTTCATCAAGAGGGTTATATATTACATTCCCTTTCTAACAATCCTATTCAAATACACTGTTCCAAACTTTAATACCATACACTCTAGTATTATATAAATGATTAAATAACTCATAGAGTTAAAATTATTATATAATATTTGATCCATTATTTTGAACAAGAATAACTGATACCTTTCATTAAAAATAACCATTCCTGAATAAAAAAATGTAAAACTTTCTACAAAACCAAGAACTGCTTGTACTCTTTGAAAATATAAAGTTAAAAAGATAAATAAATAATTAAGAATACAGTATTGAATCATAGCCAGCAATATATATAGTAGACTTCCACTCAAGGATATATCTATGACGTATTTCACAAAAGGACTTAAAAAAATGAATGACAGAATAACTATCAACACAGATTCTATAAGTATAGGTATTAATCTTACAAAAGAAATTGTCCAATAAGAAACTTTTAAATGATAACAATGTTGAAATTGCTTCAATCTTATTTCACTTTCAATTCTACTAGATACTTCAGCAAAACTATTTATAAGTGAAAACCAAAATCCTATTTTCAATATCATTTTTATATTCAATAAACTTCCTGCAATAATAACAAGAGATATCATTCCCAATAAAAAAATAATTCTCTCAATATAATGAATAACCGTTTGATAAATATAACACTTCTTTGTTTGGAAATAAAACATGAACTCTTGCCCAATCATCTCAAACATAAAAGATACTCCCACTTCTATAATTTTCTTTCATGATCAAATGGTAAAGAAGAACTCCTATTCCTAAGTAAATGAGACCTTGTATAAACAATATTCCAATGAATTGTATATCTATTTGTCCATTTTGCATTCCATGAATAATAACTCGCAATGGCAGAAAAGGAAACAAATATGATATAAATTCAAGGATTGGCAATGATGAAATGTTATATGTAATGCCTCCAAAAAATAGGACAAAGTAATAAAGAAGATTTGGAATAGCTGATAATTTCTTATATTTCAAAGTCATTGCTCCAATAATTAATCCAATAAAATAAGAAATAAATATACACACAATTATAAGCGTTCCTGTTAATATCATAGACATCCCAGACAACCAAGAATAATCAAAATCACCTATGCACAATATTATAGAAAAGACAATACTTGCTTTTATAAAATCATAAATCATTTGAATAAATGATCTTAAGAAAATGATTCTCAAAAATGAAACCCTTGTTCCAAGAATATGAACAAGAGTACCATCCATAATTTCTTCTTCTATAATATAATTTATATTTATAAAACCATGGGTAGCACTATACCATACAAATAATAGAATTAAAACAGTTTCTTTATCTGTAACATCTAAATAATCTAATAATCCTAAAAACAATACTAATAAACCTATATTAGCAAAAAATAAATTAAATTTGAAATGAAACATTTCTTTCCAATATCTACGCCATTCTATTTTAAAATTATACCACATATTCTATACTCTTTTGGAAATCTATAATATCCATACTCTCTTTAGAAAACTCTAAAACATCATATTCTAAAATAATGGCATTTTTTTGTATATCAGTAACATATACTTCAAAATAGGTTTCATTTCTTGTTAATTCTATTTGTGGAAATTGGAAAATGAATTTCTCATACTCTACATCTGCAATACACATATGATAGATGCAAATATCTTCTTTAACATATTGATTTATTGATGTATCTAATGCAATATTTCTATTTTTAATAAAGATTGTGCGACTGTTCATCGCCTTCATAAATGACATATCATGAGATGTCATAAGAATTGTCATATTTTTTTGCTTATACTCAAGTAAAACCTGTGATAGAATGTGTATACTTTTTGAATCTAATCCATTCGTTGGTTCATCTAATAATAAAACTTCTGGTTGGATAATTAAAGCAACAATAAGTGCTAATTTCTGTCTGTTCCCCTGTGACAGAGCATCTACCTTTTTATCAAGATGCTGCTTAAAATCAAACCTTTGGCATAAGTCAAGAAATTCTTTTTCAATCAATTGATAACGTATTTTATTGAGTCCAAAAAAATATCTTGCATTCTCATAAGCACTCAAGTATCCATAATATCCTTGTCCACTTTCCATAACAAATTCACATAAATCTAAATTCTTTTTCTTTTGATTATTTATACCAAAAACATAGATATTTCCACTGTCCTGATATATTAATCCAGCAATCATTTTCAGGATTGTACTCTTCCCAGTACCATTTGCTCCTACAAAAGAAACAATCTCTCCCCTTGTCATTTCAATATTCAAGTCTTCTATAATTTGATGCTCACCAAATGACTTGCTGATATTTTCAAGTAAAATAGTATCATTATTCATACCTACCTCCAGAAATGCTCTTTTCAACATTATAACATAATCTAAAACTTCTTTATAATATTTATATTTGATACTGCTTTTCTTATCAATACATAAATAAAGTATGAAAATATAAATATAAAGAATATAGCTAATGTTATCAATAAGCATATATGAATAATAACATCTCTATCTAATAAATCTAATCCCCAATAAATACCACTCACTATCATTATCGATATTATCCAAGGATAGAAAAGTAAGTAAAGTTCTTTTTTTAACAACAAATTATTCATTTTCTTTTGTGAAACACCATTAACCTCCAACAAAACCGCTTGCTTTCTCCATTGATATTGATCAAATATTTTTAAAATGATAATAGCGATTATAAATAATCCAATAATAAATCCTATACTCAATTGATTGAAAATCTCTAATTGATTGGAAACACCTATCACCTTCAAAAGATTTGAATGGGCTGATACTTCTAATTGTGGATAATCATCCATAAGAACTTTTAAGACATTTAAATAATCATTAGAGTCATTGAGTTGAATGATAAATGTTTTTGATGATTTTAATTGAATATCTGTATACTTTATTAAGTTTTGATACTCTTGGTAGGGAATATAAATAATTCTTGATAAAGAGGATAATCCTCTATAATCTTCAAACTTCTCGTTTAAATAATTATGTATTGGAAGTGTGAAATGATAGTTAGATAATTGACATTCAATATTTTCATTCTTTTGTTGCCTATACAATTCATAATTCCCATAATATTGTTGATCATTATGAGCATTTTCCTGATTGAGATAATGTTGAAAATAATCAGAACTCATATAAGGGGATAGGAGATATCCATTATCTGTTTCTATAGGTATAAATCTTTGAACATCTTGAATATATTCATTATATTTCATTTCTTTTACTTCATCATTCGATAATGGATAGTTTGCTTCAACAATTATTTGAGTGCTTTGTAGTTCTTCAATTGTATTATTTAATCTTTCTATATACGTTTGGAAGAATACAGATAAAAAGCAATAAAATGTCATGAGTAGAGTAAGTAATATTTTAAAGGTAAGATATTGAAATCGATTATACTTTAATATCTTTCTATAAAATAAATTGAGAGAGTTTTGATATGATGATATTTTTGGATTTGGAATAGTATTATGCGTAATTTGCGTATCTTTTCTATTAATAATTTTTTGTTGTTCAATCTCATAAAGGCAATCACTTACCTCTTTAATAAGTTTGTCGTGAGAAGCAATGAGAATAGTTTTATGATACTTTTCTTTTAAGAGAATCAAAACATCTATTAATTTAAGTTTATTATCATAATCAAGATAAGCAGTAGGCTCATCTAAAATAATCAATGGTGTATCTTTCATCAAAGCACATACAATCGCAAGACGCTGTTTTTCTCCACCTGATAACTTTCTAATGTCTGTTTGATCATCTAAAAAGAGATTGAGGTCAGTCAAATATTCTCTAGCCTGTTTTTCATCAAACTCTTGATGTGAAAGATATGCAAAAAATTGAATATTCTCAAATAGACTCATACTATCAATAAGCTGTATATTTTGAAAAACAAATGCAATATGACTTCTTTGGAATTCTTTCTTTTTTTCCAAAGTTACTGAACAGATATCATAGTCATAGAAATAATAATTCATTTGAGCATTTTGTGTCATAAGTGCAATATCATATAATAAAGTACTTTTTCCACAACCACTCTTACCTGAAAGAACAGTTATTCTTTCATCTGGAATGATAATATGTCCATCTTTTATTAATGGCTTATCAAATGCAAGATTTATATTTTTTAATTCTAACATAAATTATTTTTTTCTCTTCGCAATACATAATACAATATAGCCTGTTCCATTAAAGAAAGAATAATTGCTGTAATCATAAAAATAATCATATTTAACAATAAATAATGTGTTCCCAATACAACAACAGTTAACAAACTTAGACTTATCCAAGAAAACCCATGAATAAATGTTTCAATAGATAAATATTTTCTCATATATGAATGATTAACCCCATTATATACTAATTGTTGTCTTTCTCTTCTCTTAGATCTTAACTGAAAATAAAAGATGACTGCATATACAATAGCACTTAATAAACCAATTCCACCTATAATCATAACTCTACTTTCTTGAAACTCAAATTGTTCTTGAGCTCCCTCAGTATAGAATACTGATTGTGAAAAAACATCATAATCTTCATTTAATTCTGTTAGATCTTTATATACATCAGCTATCTTATCTCTTTCTGCAAAGATGACATAGTCATCATATGAGTATGTCATTGCCGTTACGTTTTCTGCACGAGGTTTACTTCCACTGCTATCTCCGTTATATTGATTAAGTATTGCCTCATACTGCTGATAAGGAATATATATTATATAAGGAGTATCAAAGCTTTTATAATTTTTACTAACATCTATAGCCTCATCAATATCAAATTTCATATCGATTTGTTTATATGATATATATCGATATATTTGACTTTCATTATTATAGATATATTGATAAGTTGGTATATGAAGGGGCAACTCTACTGTATCACCACTTTGAATATTTTGTTCTGTAGCAAACTGAGAAGAAATAAAGATTTTCTTATTATCTTTATCCATATTATTTTCAGGAAAATACGGTTTAACAACAGGGCGTTCTGCAATGACAATATTTTCATCTATAATATGTTCTTGCTCATTACTTATAATTTTAACGCTTTTGGCTTCTGTTGTATTATTTGGATTAATTACTGAAAACTGTCCTATATTATAAATTGATAACACTCCTGAAATATTTTCTATTGCTTCTTTTTCTTTATCTTCTAAGGGTATCGAATTCCATTCTTCACCACTTACATACATTTCATGAGGAGCATATAGTTGACGTTTCCTAAAATAGATCATACTATCTTCTGCTAAATATTGATTGCCTGACAATCCACTGTATAAAGTATATTCATTATTAAACACAACGCCTAACTGAATACATAAAAAGACACCTATGACAATTAAAAACATTTGTTGTAACCATTGAAACTTATTTTTATATTTTAGATATTGAAGTGGTTTAAAATGATTGTTTTGTTTATTGACTAATTCAGATTCATTTTTTAAATGTTGTTCTTTCATTACAATCTGATAATCTTTAATTTCATAGATAACATCACATATTTCTAACAATTCACCTTCATGTGTTGTCAATATAATTGTTTTATCCTTCAACTCTGATAAAACTTTTTTCAATCTAACAATACTCTGATAATCTAAAGATGCTGTTGGTTCATCTAATATAATAATATCTTTTTGACTGAATAATGCTAAAGCTATTAAAAACCTTTTTCTTTCTCCAATAGAAAGTTGACTTGGTGAATGTTTGAGGTTCACCTTATCAATTCCAACCTTCTGAAGATATTTATAAATTATTGATTTCTCCACTTTTTTATCCTTCAATTCTCCATAAAACTGAAAATGTTGAAAGATATTCATATTTTCAAAATAACTTCCATTTTGATCAACATAAAAAACATGATTTAAAATAAACTCTTCCTTATTCATAACTATTTCTTCATTATAAGTTATCTGGCTTTGACTAGTAAGAATAGTTTTTATGAGTGTTGTTTTCCCACTTCCACTAGCTCCTATAACTGCATGAATATTTCCATTATAGAATTTAACATATGCATTTTTAAAAATGTGTTTATTAGAATAACTTATATTAATATCTGAAATATTTAACATATTCAATCTCCTCGTATAATATATTTTGTAAAGATGACTAGTCATCTTTACAAGTTTATTTCAATATTGGATTTTCCTAAGTTATAATAGAGTTACTAGTCACTCTATTATTGGAATTTATTCTAATTCTCCTTGAAGTATCTTCATGATATCTTCTATAGAAAGTCTGTTTCTCAACTTTAGAATGTCTCTGCTTACCGAATGTTGTTTGTTCAATACTTTTGTGATACGTAGCCTTTGATCTGTATTGTTCTATTCTTATGGCGAGGTCGCATCATGTCTAAAGAACGGAGGTCTTTCCAATATTTTGTTTCTAGTTTTATCTTTTTTGAAAGGTGGTGATCCCATGAACACTCTCTTTGTAGGTATTGATGTTTCAACCAAAAATAATCAAGTCTGTGCTGTTAACTTTAATCAGGATGTTTTCTTTAATCTCTCTTTTCCAAATAACCCTGATGGATGTGATCTTCTCATTACATCTGTCTTGGCTTTTGTTGATAAAGAAAAGTTCGATTCCATCATCATCGTTACTGAATCAACTTCTATATATGACTATCATATTTGTGCTTATCTTTCATCTCAGCTTTCGATTGTCGGCACTTCTGTCATCATATATTCTGTTAATGCCAAATCCATTGCCAATTATAAGAAGTCTTATATTGAAATGGAAAAAACTGATCTGGGTGATGCTTTTTTGATTGCAGATTTTGCTCGTGTTGGTCGCTGTAAAAAGCTTCGTCCCTTTAAAGCTGCTCAACATATCGCTCTTAAACGTCTCACTCGTGAACGTTATCATTTAGCTGAGCAGCTTATTAGAGAAAAGAATTACGTTCTCAACAATATCTATTTAAAGGTTTCTGGTCTTATGACCCTTCCTCATAAGGATTTGCCTTTCAGTGATAATTTTTCTGCTTCCAACACGAAATTTTTAACTGATTATGCTTCCCCTTTTGATTTGGCTGAAAAACCTTTGGATGAAATCATTGAATATTTCAAATCTGCTTCTCAAAACAGATGTGATGATTATGGTAAAATTGCTTCTCTTTTTGATAAAGCGATTCGTTCTTCCTATAGACTTGATAAAACTGCATATGACCCTATAACTATCTCAATTACTGCTTCTATCAACCTGATTCAATGCATTGAATCTCAAATCAAGATGGTTGATAAGGCCATTGAGAAGGAAATGAAAGGTCTTTATCCTAACGGATATCAATCTCTGATGTCTATAACAGGTATCGGACCTGTCTTTGCAGCAGGTATACTTTCTGAAATTGGTGATATTTCCTATTTCAAAAGTGATGCTTCATTGGCTAAATATGCCGGTTTCCATTGGAAGAAGAATGACTCGGGCAATTTTATTGCTGATGAAAAACATTCAGCGAATTCATGTAATAAATATTTAAAATATTACATAACTCAATCCACACAGATGTCAGTGATGCATGGCTTTGATTATACGACTTCTTTTTATCGTAAGAAGTATAACGAAGCCTCTACACACAAGCATCGTAGAGCACTCGTCCTTACATCAAGAAAACTAGTTCGTTTAATTTATGTCTTGCTACGTGACAGTAAATTATACGTTTCTGTGTCTCATGACACAGTCATTGAGTAATTTGTCAATTTCATAAATTTTTTCATACTTCTTTTTAGTGTACTCTTTTTTAGATGATGGTTTTTGATTTATCTAAAAAAGATTTTATTTATTTTCTTGACATTTTACCGAATGACTTTCTAAACAAGTATACAAAAAATGAATTCTATTCATTTTCATAAATATTTGTTCTTTCTTACTCATTTCCTTTTAGTAAGTCCATTTGATATATAACCATTAATTTTAAAAAGCTACTTATATTATAACATTCCTTGTTAAGACAATGAAGAAGTTTAAAATTTAACAAAAAGATTAATTGTGATTCGTATTTTAATTGAAATATGGTTACAGATAAATAATTAAATATATTCCAATAATTTACATATCCTTATTTTCCTTCATGATTGCTGACATACTTTTATGATGATATCTCCTGATACTCATATATAACATGCAAGTGTAAATCACAAAAAACACAATACTCATAATCACTTCATTTAAAATAAAACTTTGTGTCTGGTTATATATTTCTAGGTTTACAAACATAGTTAAAATAAATAAAAAAATGGAATATAATGGTTGTACTAATAATATAGCTACTGTCATTGTTATTATAAATAGTAACCTGTTCATATAAACATAATTTCTTTCAATTTTTGCTAATGAAATATTAAGAGCATTTATAATGGCAAAATTACCAGCTTGCTTCCTATAATCCTGGAATGCAAAAAAACTTATAAAGACAATAATAACCCCAATAAGTAAATAAATAATACCCTGAAATATGAATTGGATGAGATCTGCGTAATGATTTTGGATATTCGTAATTTCTAATAAATCATTCATACAAATAATCCCATAACTTTTTTGTAACTGTTGATATATATCTTGAGTATTCTTATCTAGATCATAAAACAATTCATATCCTTGATTATATTGAGTATGATAATAAGTATATAAATCACTATTTGATTCATTAATATATGTGTGTTTAAGTTCATTTACAACTGTCTCGTAAGGATAATATAACTGGGTCGTATATAGTTCACTGTATTCTTCTACAATTCCAGATATGGGAAAATTAAATTCTTTAACAGTATAATTTACTCCAAGTTTTAACGTTATTGTTTTTCCTATCATATCTTGAAAACTCATACTTGTTGCTTCTTGAATTTTTTGAGCAGCAAATTGATTAATAATAATACCCTGCTCTTGAGAATCATCACCTGCAATGAAATTCAACTTATGATACTCCTTAGGAAGTGAATGTATTTTTAAATTGATAGTTTTTTCTTCAAATGCAACTTGATTTTCAAATGCATAAACCTTGCGATAATCATCTGCTTCTTGAATATATCTTTGTGCACCATTTAAACTTGTTTCTGTAACATAAATCGTATGATCATTTAAAGATTTTATATCTATATTTGTTTTATCCAGAAGTTGTAAATTCGCTCTCATACTTATAAAAATAAATAATGTAAAAAATAATATGAGACCATAATAAAAACAATTTCTTTTTAATGTGATTTTATTAATTACCTTTAAAAGATATTTGTTATTGATACGTTCTGATATTTTTAATGGATATGTAAAATACTCACAAACATTTTTATCTTCTACAAGTTTTAAGACATGATTCATAATTTGATATTGGCAATCATAATAGTTTTTCATGAGTTCTTGATCATGTGATACAACAATTACAATATGATTTATTGAAAGTTTTTTTAAAAGTTTCATAACAATTTCTTTATTATCATTATCTAAAGATTCAGTGGGCTCATCACATAGTATAACATCAGTATTTTGCATAAGTGCTCTTGCAATAGCAACCCTCTGTTGTTGTCCATGAGAAAGTTCATGTGGAAAATGGTCAAGAAGTTCATTTAATCCTAATTGTTCTATAATTACATCTTTATTAGGATTTTCATCATTGCTTAATTTTTGGTATAAAGAAATATTTTCTGATATTGTTAATTGTTGAATGAGTTCAAAGTTTTGAAATATATACGCAAAAGAAAGAGAATTATCAACTCTTCTCTTACCTTCTTCAAATCCTTCATATCCACCAATAATAGATAAAAGGGTTGTTTTTCCGCTTCCACTTTCTCCATTAATATAATATAAACCATATTTTTGAATATCTAAATTTACATTATCAAACAATATTTGATTATTATATTTCTTAGTTATGTTTTCTAGTACTAATACCATTAAAGATAACCTCCTCTATGAATATTAAGGTAAAACATATTCCTAGTGATGCAGTCAAACTCATATAATCCAAAATTACAATCGTATTTTTAGTATTGTAAGATCTAAAAATCACATTGACAATTGAGTTTATTGCCTCACAAATATAACGACCAAATATTACGAAAATCAACCCTATCATTAACAAAAAGATAAAGTTCTTAACACATGTTACAATAATAACGTTATATTGATACCTTTTAAGAATGTCATTTTCCTTTTTTCTTCTTGTTAAAAAGAAAGACTCTATAATTGCATAAATGACGATTGTCATGATAATAACTATAAGACTTACTTTGACTAATGAAATCACATCAATTTCAGGTAAGGTATTAGGACTTACTGCCCCTGCAAGACGTAAATCAAAACTGCTTATTTCACCATATGCCTTTCTATCAAAATTGCTTTGTTTTCCTTGATAAATAGTGTTTATTTTCTCAATAACTTCACCTATAGAGGATTGTGGATCAACCATAAAATCAACATAATCATAAACCCATTTCTCAATTGGAACATTAAAAACTTCAGACTGAAGATTATCAAATACTCCATTAGCTGTAAATATTTGATATTCGTAGCGATTTGACTCTGTCAAAATACCTGTCACTTTCAATCTATATGGTGAGTCAATAATGATTCCGTTATCAATAGTCTGATAAAAAGAAATTTCTTGATTTAATAATTTTTCTACATCATCATATCCATATATCTTTGCATAATATAATGCTGTTTGATAACTAAGCATAGCCTCATCTTTTTTTTGACACTGTTTTCCATAAGAAACATTGAGATTGGCTCCCTCTTTCAATTGATAAACTCTTCCTGTATCTTGCGAATCTTGCCTGTTTAAAATAACATAAGGCACTATTGGCATCCATGTATAATATAGTCCATCATCATTTTTTTCTTCAAATATTTTCTGATAAGGGGATTCTTTTTCTCCAGCAATGTAGGCG harbors:
- a CDS encoding IS110 family transposase, with amino-acid sequence MNTLFVGIDVSTKNNQVCAVNFNQDVFFNLSFPNNPDGCDLLITSVLAFVDKEKFDSIIIVTESTSIYDYHICAYLSSQLSIVGTSVIIYSVNAKSIANYKKSYIEMEKTDLGDAFLIADFARVGRCKKLRPFKAAQHIALKRLTRERYHLAEQLIREKNYVLNNIYLKVSGLMTLPHKDLPFSDNFSASNTKFLTDYASPFDLAEKPLDEIIEYFKSASQNRCDDYGKIASLFDKAIRSSYRLDKTAYDPITISITASINLIQCIESQIKMVDKAIEKEMKGLYPNGYQSLMSITGIGPVFAAGILSEIGDISYFKSDASLAKYAGFHWKKNDSGNFIADEKHSANSCNKYLKYYITQSTQMSVMHGFDYTTSFYRKKYNEASTHKHRRALVLTSRKLVRLIYVLLRDSKLYVSVSHDTVIE
- a CDS encoding ABC transporter permease, with protein sequence MWYNFKIEWRRYWKEMFHFKFNLFFANIGLLVLFLGLLDYLDVTDKETVLILLFVWYSATHGFININYIIEEEIMDGTLVHILGTRVSFLRIIFLRSFIQMIYDFIKASIVFSIILCIGDFDYSWLSGMSMILTGTLIIVCIFISYFIGLIIGAMTLKYKKLSAIPNLLYYFVLFFGGITYNISSLPILEFISYLFPFLPLRVIIHGMQNGQIDIQFIGILFIQGLIYLGIGVLLYHLIMKENYRSGSIFYV
- a CDS encoding ABC transporter ATP-binding protein, which codes for MNNDTILLENISKSFGEHQIIEDLNIEMTRGEIVSFVGANGTGKSTILKMIAGLIYQDSGNIYVFGINNQKKKNLDLCEFVMESGQGYYGYLSAYENARYFFGLNKIRYQLIEKEFLDLCQRFDFKQHLDKKVDALSQGNRQKLALIVALIIQPEVLLLDEPTNGLDSKSIHILSQVLLEYKQKNMTILMTSHDMSFMKAMNSRTIFIKNRNIALDTSINQYVKEDICIYHMCIADVEYEKFIFQFPQIELTRNETYFEVYVTDIQKNAIILEYDVLEFSKESMDIIDFQKSIEYVV
- a CDS encoding ATP-binding cassette domain-containing protein encodes the protein MLELKNINLAFDKPLIKDGHIIIPDERITVLSGKSGCGKSTLLYDIALMTQNAQMNYYFYDYDICSVTLEKKKEFQRSHIAFVFQNIQLIDSMSLFENIQFFAYLSHQEFDEKQAREYLTDLNLFLDDQTDIRKLSGGEKQRLAIVCALMKDTPLIILDEPTAYLDYDNKLKLIDVLILLKEKYHKTILIASHDKLIKEVSDCLYEIEQQKIINRKDTQITHNTIPNPKISSYQNSLNLFYRKILKYNRFQYLTFKILLTLLMTFYCFLSVFFQTYIERLNNTIEELQSTQIIVEANYPLSNDEVKEMKYNEYIQDVQRFIPIETDNGYLLSPYMSSDYFQHYLNQENAHNDQQYYGNYELYRQQKNENIECQLSNYHFTLPIHNYLNEKFEDYRGLSSLSRIIYIPYQEYQNLIKYTDIQLKSSKTFIIQLNDSNDYLNVLKVLMDDYPQLEVSAHSNLLKVIGVSNQLEIFNQLSIGFIIGLFIIAIIILKIFDQYQWRKQAVLLEVNGVSQKKMNNLLLKKELYLLFYPWIISIMIVSGIYWGLDLLDRDVIIHICLLITLAIFFIFIFSYFIYVLIRKAVSNINIIKKF
- a CDS encoding ATP-binding cassette domain-containing protein, encoding MKINNITKIYHNKYNIIEAISDITLEFNLCGLISILGPSGSGKTTLLNIISGKDKNYTGEIIDNNNIEIIEQEFMLFESLSVFDNLTLVASTNKVIHILKEFQMLNYKDKIVKQLSNGQKKRVQIMRSLLVEPDILLCDEPTAALDYENSQFVLEMLSVISQKKCVIMVTHEVALAEMYSTRIIKIDKGKIQEDKLVKETTPLHTQLHSHSRKSFMEHVKFVLRNIKSRWMLSLLSLFVLFVSVIGVYASLNMYSTVEETSKNDLTNYYGKNIIALTPHQKKVDSKDFWTHFDNITYQDINKILSEIPEIQAYTCGIDRANYAYIAGEKESPYQKIFEEKNDDGLYYTWMPIVPYVILNRQDSQDTGRVYQLKEGANLNVSYGKQCQKKDEAMLSYQTALYYAKIYGYDDVEKLLNQEISFYQTIDNGIIIDSPYRLKVTGILTESNRYEYQIFTANGVFDNLQSEVFNVPIEKWVYDYVDFMVDPQSSIGEVIEKINTIYQGKQSNFDRKAYGEISSFDLRLAGAVSPNTLPEIDVISLVKVSLIVIIMTIVIYAIIESFFLTRRKKENDILKRYQYNVIIVTCVKNFIFLLMIGLIFVIFGRYICEAINSIVNVIFRSYNTKNTIVILDYMSLTASLGICFTLIFIEEVIFNGISTRKHN
- a CDS encoding ATP-binding cassette domain-containing protein, producing MVLVLENITKKYNNQILFDNVNLDIQKYGLYYINGESGSGKTTLLSIIGGYEGFEEGKRRVDNSLSFAYIFQNFELIQQLTISENISLYQKLSNDENPNKDVIIEQLGLNELLDHFPHELSHGQQQRVAIARALMQNTDVILCDEPTESLDNDNKEIVMKLLKKLSINHIVIVVSHDQELMKNYYDCQYQIMNHVLKLVEDKNVCEYFTYPLKISERINNKYLLKVINKITLKRNCFYYGLILFFTLFIFISMRANLQLLDKTNIDIKSLNDHTIYVTETSLNGAQRYIQEADDYRKVYAFENQVAFEEKTINLKIHSLPKEYHKLNFIAGDDSQEQGIIINQFAAQKIQEATSMSFQDMIGKTITLKLGVNYTVKEFNFPISGIVEEYSELYTTQLYYPYETVVNELKHTYINESNSDLYTYYHTQYNQGYELFYDLDKNTQDIYQQLQKSYGIICMNDLLEITNIQNHYADLIQFIFQGIIYLLIGVIIVFISFFAFQDYRKQAGNFAIINALNISLAKIERNYVYMNRLLFIITMTVAILLVQPLYSIFLFILTMFVNLEIYNQTQSFILNEVIMSIVFFVIYTCMLYMSIRRYHHKSMSAIMKENKDM
- a CDS encoding ABC transporter ATP-binding protein is translated as MLNISDINISYSNKHIFKNAYVKFYNGNIHAVIGASGSGKTTLIKTILTSQSQITYNEEIVMNKEEFILNHVFYVDQNGSYFENMNIFQHFQFYGELKDKKVEKSIIYKYLQKVGIDKVNLKHSPSQLSIGERKRFLIALALFSQKDIIILDEPTASLDYQSIVRLKKVLSELKDKTIILTTHEGELLEICDVIYEIKDYQIVMKEQHLKNESELVNKQNNHFKPLQYLKYKNKFQWLQQMFLIVIGVFLCIQLGVVFNNEYTLYSGLSGNQYLAEDSMIYFRKRQLYAPHEMYVSGEEWNSIPLEDKEKEAIENISGVLSIYNIGQFSVINPNNTTEAKSVKIISNEQEHIIDENIVIAERPVVKPYFPENNMDKDNKKIFISSQFATEQNIQSGDTVELPLHIPTYQYIYNNESQIYRYISYKQIDMKFDIDEAIDVSKNYKSFDTPYIIYIPYQQYEAILNQYNGDSSGSKPRAENVTAMTYSYDDYVIFAERDKIADVYKDLTELNEDYDVFSQSVFYTEGAQEQFEFQESRVMIIGGIGLLSAIVYAVIFYFQLRSKRRERQQLVYNGVNHSYMRKYLSIETFIHGFSWISLSLLTVVVLGTHYLLLNMIIFMITAIILSLMEQAILYYVLRREKNNLC